DNA from Kryptolebias marmoratus isolate JLee-2015 linkage group LG15, ASM164957v2, whole genome shotgun sequence:
AATAACGAGACTCAATCCTGGGTTGATGAAGTCCAGCTTGGATTTTtcacattctgtttttctcacGTAAGACTTAatgctgacagaaaaaacaaacatacaaacaaacaaacaaacaaacaaacaaaaaagctcttATATTCACAACGTTTTCATAAATACAttcaaatgaatgactgaatgagtGCATGAAAAGTGTTTCAGTTTCCTTGGCTTTGTCATTATCTTTATGAAAATGTAGTGAaatcagtttatattttaaagaataaagcaagaaaacctttttgttttggtttattgattcagacaataaatacataaacaacagcaaaataaatagCTCATGAGGATCATCAAACACTAACATAAAATAGACTTAAATAACCATAAATAAAGCACCAAGCATGTACTCATACTGATGTTAAAATTCTCTGTTTGTTGTGTACTTCCTCCAGTATTTTTTGAAGTAAATTTTCTAAAACTTGACAAACATAAAGCCAATCTTAAGGTTAGATAACCCCTTCCCCCCAGAGCAACATAACAAATTATACAACTGAACTGTGATGACATGATGCGTTCAAGATCAAAAATCAATAACCAATCATGTAAAATGACTCATGATCATTACTGGTttataaaactaattaacaGTCTTCATTTTTCTCTGTGAAGGTCAGGTCAGTAAATCCACAGGGGAATGAGTTTTTCTTCAGCGTTTCTACTACTGCAAGCGACGGGGAAACGTGtcactattttttattatgtattaCCCTAACCCAATCCCCCAACCTTAACCCTTAAGCCCTTGCCCTAACCTTAATCCCATCCTGTCACAACCAGTGAAGAGGAGATCCCATGAGTCCGGTGGAGTTGGTCTGCAGCTCCACCAGAAAGCCATCGCTCGATCTTCACTGCTGGATGGTCACCTTCGGCCTCACGCAGGTGCAGCCCACTGAAATGAGTTTGGACTCCAGGCGGTAGTGGTAGCTGTGGCCCTCCTCCTCCGTCTTGACTCGCCGCAGAACCAGCACCTGATGCATGATGGGACGGGACTGCAGATCTCTGTCTTCCTGCTTGTCAGAGCCCACGCAGCCGCTCAGAGAACAGTGTGCCTGTGACAGCACATTTGGGAACATGGAGTCGTCCCTGGAGATGCTGAGGACAGAGAGGGgacaaaaactgtaaacatggCTGAATTTTATGACGAGGAAAACGTTCAGAAGTTGAAGCCTCACTTGTAGGTCCAAGGCGAGATGGAGACATTTGCCAAAGAACTCATTTTTATGCTTGGAAGTAAATTGCTAGGGTCCAAACGCAGAGGTACAGTTTCTTCTACAAAACCTTCAGAAGACTTCCTGTGTGGCTTTGCTGCTGCCTGtgtgatcatcatcatcaacaggACAGCGCTGACAAcctgaggaagaagaagaaaaagtccaGATAGACTCAATAGAATCAAACTTCTTCTACCTATGTCCATTATTTCCTTAGAATTTCTCATAAAACTTCTCAGCTCTTtgagaaaactaacaaaatatttcaacaattGATGCAGACGGTTTGTACCAACAagacaaataatgtttttctaaactgaTTCATTAACAAGCTGCCTCACCAACATCAACACTTTTACCTTTTCAGTTGAttagtaaaatgttttcattgaaaGAAAGGATTTTCTTTggtttactttaatttattatttaggtCTATTAAATACtagcaacaaacacaacaataaacataATTTAGGTTGTTATGTTGAACACAAACTGTAGATTTATGTACTTATTTTGTGGGTAAATAATGTTCTCTCTTCTCTGATAAGTTAGTTTGTACATTTCATttctaatctgtttttttaacattgaaaGAGTATCTGTAATGAGTCAGAGGTTGCACTGCTTATCCTACAGATTTAcatgtattttctttctaattttaaaagtttttacattATCTTGAAAACTCCTTTCAAAAGTCAGTATTGATGACATCATATTTGGCTTCTtagctgtgattggctgagaggTGTCTTAGCCAATCACAGCCacgttttaatgaaacacaccTTGAATatcaaaaatttaaacatttagtaaaataatgataataaactTTTCACTTGTTCATATATTGAACAGTTTTATAGATGATTTCTCTAAGATTGTTCACCTCAGGCTCCTGTACGACTCTGACCTGTTTGTTTGCCCAAACTGCCACG
Protein-coding regions in this window:
- the il17a/f1 gene encoding interleukin 17a/f1 is translated as MFQASNPSKVTVVSAVLLMMMITQAAAKPHRKSSEGFVEETVPLRLDPSNLLPSIKMSSLANVSISPWTYNISRDDSMFPNVLSQAHCSLSGCVGSDKQEDRDLQSRPIMHQVLVLRRVKTEEEGHSYHYRLESKLISVGCTCVRPKVTIQQ